The following proteins are encoded in a genomic region of Sorangiineae bacterium MSr12523:
- a CDS encoding cell division protein FtsL translates to MNFRGLLQSWGKARSGTPRQRAAVFVTVWTLAIVATVLAFVLHLALRGRTVALGYELGRARAEQARLREVKRVLEVEAASYKTPERVDIVARTLLGMEPPTPDRMIVLPALQDSDRSPPRAPENADAGSATVAATP, encoded by the coding sequence GTGAATTTCCGGGGGCTGCTTCAAAGCTGGGGCAAAGCCCGCTCGGGGACGCCGCGGCAGCGGGCGGCCGTCTTCGTCACGGTGTGGACCCTGGCCATCGTGGCCACCGTGCTCGCGTTCGTGCTGCACCTCGCCCTGCGCGGCCGCACCGTCGCCCTGGGCTACGAGCTCGGGCGGGCGCGGGCCGAGCAGGCGCGCCTGCGCGAAGTCAAGCGCGTCCTCGAGGTGGAGGCGGCCAGCTACAAGACTCCCGAGCGGGTCGACATCGTCGCGCGCACCCTGCTCGGCATGGAGCCGCCCACGCCCGACCGCATGATCGTGCTCCCGGCGCTGCAAGACTCGGATCGATCGCCGCCTCGCGCGCCGGAGAATGCCGACGCTGGCTCCGCAACGGTGGCGGCCACCCCATGA
- the rsmH gene encoding 16S rRNA (cytosine(1402)-N(4))-methyltransferase RsmH: MKDEVAQVLAPRDGGVYVDVTLGGGGHAEAILESAPGARVIGFDRDPEAIRATETRLERFEDRIEIVRSNFGRVREELTAMGLAKVDGLCADLGVSSPQLDDPLRGMSFRAEGPLDMRMDPEDAETALDLITRLKDDELADIIYRYGDERRSRRIARSIKRALDEGDLATTLDLRRAIVRAVGPVRVGGVDPATRTFQALRIAVNRELEELSILLAALQDVIVPGGVAAVISFHSLEDRLVKKTFADREVWQPIWKKPLMASEEERAANPRARSAKLRAARRIPQEESVR, encoded by the coding sequence ATGAAGGACGAAGTGGCGCAGGTTCTCGCCCCGCGTGACGGCGGCGTCTACGTCGACGTGACCCTCGGGGGCGGCGGCCACGCCGAGGCCATCCTGGAGAGCGCCCCCGGCGCCCGGGTCATCGGCTTCGATCGCGATCCCGAAGCGATCCGTGCCACCGAGACGCGCCTCGAGCGGTTCGAGGACCGCATCGAGATCGTGCGTTCCAACTTCGGGCGCGTGCGCGAGGAGCTCACCGCCATGGGCCTCGCCAAGGTGGACGGCCTCTGCGCCGACCTGGGGGTAAGCTCGCCCCAGCTCGACGACCCGCTGCGCGGCATGAGTTTCCGCGCCGAGGGCCCGCTGGACATGCGGATGGATCCGGAGGACGCCGAAACGGCGCTGGATCTCATCACCCGCCTCAAGGACGACGAGCTCGCGGACATCATCTACCGCTACGGCGACGAACGCCGCTCGCGTCGGATCGCGCGCAGCATCAAGCGCGCCCTCGACGAGGGCGATCTCGCGACCACGCTCGATCTTCGCCGCGCCATCGTGCGTGCGGTCGGTCCGGTGCGCGTGGGCGGGGTCGATCCGGCGACGCGCACCTTCCAAGCGCTCCGCATCGCCGTGAACCGCGAGCTCGAGGAGCTCTCGATTCTGCTGGCCGCGCTGCAGGACGTCATCGTTCCCGGGGGCGTGGCGGCCGTCATCAGCTTCCACTCGCTCGAGGACCGTCTCGTCAAGAAGACGTTCGCCGACCGCGAAGTCTGGCAGCCCATTTGGAAGAAGCCGCTCATGGCCAGCGAGGAGGAGCGCGCCGCCAACCCGCGTGCCCGCAGCGCCAAGTTGCGCGCGGCCCGCCGCATTCCTCAAGAGGAGAGCGTGCGGTGA
- the mraZ gene encoding division/cell wall cluster transcriptional repressor MraZ, with protein sequence MFRGRYEHSIDAKGRTSLPARYRDHLAALGERRIVLTSALDPCLVAYAMPEWTAFEEKLAKLPQFDRAVQKLKRIYVSGAVECEVDDSGRILVPPTLREHASLQKEVLWAGSGKYAELWDKALWKQHFDTTEDERRDISARLAELGL encoded by the coding sequence ATGTTTCGCGGTCGTTATGAGCACAGCATCGACGCGAAGGGCCGCACCAGCCTTCCGGCTCGGTACCGCGATCACCTTGCTGCGCTCGGGGAGCGACGCATCGTGCTGACCAGCGCGCTCGATCCGTGCCTCGTCGCGTACGCGATGCCGGAGTGGACGGCGTTCGAGGAGAAGCTCGCGAAGCTCCCGCAGTTCGACCGCGCCGTTCAGAAGTTGAAGCGCATTTACGTTTCCGGTGCCGTCGAGTGCGAGGTCGACGATTCGGGTCGCATCCTCGTGCCGCCCACCTTGCGCGAGCACGCCTCGCTGCAGAAAGAAGTGCTCTGGGCAGGTTCCGGTAAGTACGCGGAACTTTGGGACAAGGCGCTGTGGAAGCAGCACTTCGACACCACCGAAGACGAGCGGCGCGACATCAGCGCACGGCTCGCGGAGCTCGGACTATGA